One Gloeocapsopsis sp. IPPAS B-1203 DNA window includes the following coding sequences:
- a CDS encoding TonB-dependent receptor produces the protein MNVKLLPSLFLAGSIIAVLSTSANCAEAQVLAQSSRDVSTLAKPLKTAQLMRSPIVEISNVRVEQTDQGLEVILETTQGEQLQVTPLSEGNVLTADIQSAQLRLSSGEFRQSNPVSGIAEIALINLDNQTIRLVVTGTQGVPTLDLFDSDEGLILGVTPSTTTSTAPTPPQPDTTQSEQLPDDEAIELVVTATRTEEELQNVPRTVTIIEREQIEQLAPVSRGLDDIIGKLTPGAAPPTGTIRNSTIRGRPPQVLIDGVPVTSNDSNVGYQRDLRSIAPSAVERIEVVRGPSAVYGDGGTGGVINIITRRPTEDRLVSETQVGIEAADNLASDSFGNFFSHSISIAEGNFDVFALLSRRTTGINYDAEGSRIPFDENTAETATTQALGKVGVRFDENQRLQLTANLTRDRNDPSITSDLSVDLLPFERKARAIPFDPIYIGVDPPRTLNYALTLDYNHADLFGSELNAQVYYRYTRIVPTFFDGRPFDDPLGITTRNAIDDKWGARFQVETPVFNTANLLWGVDYSNANLEDELSIFDADEFDATGGRVLRVAETRTFYPRFSIENLGLFGQLQWDVSEQWLLSGGLRYERFGIDVPDFTNQFLEPIEGGNRTLDDVVFNSGVVFKPSDTISLYANFAQGFSLAPIARILFSNATTGFRFDRDVDISEPQKVNNYEIGIRGNWNTVQASLAGFYSQSDLGTTLVENPELPGTLLLARAPQRNYGIEAAIDWQATTALALGGSLTWQEGENDLEGDGNYQALNSAEVSPIKLTAYLQHQTTPGWRNRLQALYIGDRDRGFEAGSDNGSIDGYFVLDYISSIQLGAGTIDIGIENLLDTQYTPVFNQFQGDFLGNSYRFPARGRTLSVNYRITW, from the coding sequence CCAAGGTTTGGAAGTTATTCTCGAAACAACCCAAGGCGAACAGTTGCAAGTGACACCTCTAAGTGAGGGTAATGTATTAACTGCTGACATTCAATCAGCACAACTGCGTTTATCATCAGGAGAATTTCGTCAAAGTAATCCAGTTTCAGGAATTGCGGAGATCGCACTGATAAACCTTGATAACCAAACAATTCGACTGGTAGTCACAGGTACGCAAGGTGTTCCTACACTAGATTTATTTGACAGCGATGAAGGTTTGATTTTAGGTGTAACACCAAGTACAACAACATCAACCGCACCAACGCCACCCCAGCCAGATACAACTCAATCCGAACAATTACCTGATGACGAAGCAATTGAACTCGTCGTGACAGCAACGCGCACCGAAGAAGAATTACAAAATGTTCCGCGTACTGTAACAATTATTGAACGAGAACAGATTGAGCAATTAGCTCCAGTATCGAGAGGCTTAGACGATATTATCGGTAAATTGACTCCTGGCGCAGCTCCACCAACAGGAACTATCAGAAATTCAACGATACGCGGTCGTCCACCCCAAGTCTTAATCGATGGTGTTCCCGTCACCTCAAATGATAGTAATGTCGGCTATCAACGCGACCTGAGAAGTATTGCACCGAGTGCAGTAGAACGAATTGAAGTTGTGCGTGGTCCTTCTGCGGTGTATGGAGATGGTGGAACAGGAGGGGTGATTAATATTATTACCCGCAGACCAACTGAAGACAGATTAGTTTCCGAAACTCAGGTAGGTATTGAGGCGGCGGACAATTTAGCATCTGACAGTTTTGGCAATTTCTTCAGTCATTCAATTTCAATTGCTGAAGGTAACTTTGATGTTTTTGCGCTGTTGTCGCGCCGAACGACGGGGATTAATTATGATGCTGAAGGTTCGCGCATTCCTTTCGATGAAAATACGGCAGAAACTGCCACAACGCAAGCATTGGGTAAAGTCGGGGTACGCTTTGACGAAAACCAACGCTTACAACTGACGGCAAATTTAACACGCGATCGCAATGACCCCAGTATCACCTCTGACCTCAGCGTAGACTTGTTACCTTTTGAGCGTAAAGCCCGTGCGATTCCTTTTGACCCGATATATATCGGAGTTGACCCACCACGAACTTTAAACTATGCCCTAACGCTTGACTACAATCACGCCGACTTATTTGGGAGTGAATTAAATGCTCAAGTTTACTACCGCTACACGCGCATTGTCCCAACATTCTTTGATGGTAGACCCTTTGATGACCCCTTAGGAATTACAACCCGCAACGCAATTGATGACAAGTGGGGTGCAAGATTTCAAGTTGAAACTCCTGTCTTTAACACGGCAAACTTGCTGTGGGGAGTTGACTATTCAAATGCCAATTTAGAAGATGAATTATCGATCTTCGACGCCGATGAATTTGATGCAACTGGCGGTCGAGTTTTACGTGTTGCTGAAACTCGTACATTCTATCCCCGTTTTAGTATTGAAAACCTTGGTTTATTTGGACAACTTCAATGGGACGTCAGCGAACAATGGTTGTTAAGTGGTGGCTTGCGCTACGAACGCTTTGGAATTGATGTCCCCGACTTTACTAATCAATTTCTCGAACCAATCGAGGGTGGTAATCGTACCTTGGACGATGTGGTTTTCAATAGCGGAGTTGTCTTCAAACCGAGTGATACGATCAGTCTTTATGCTAACTTTGCGCAAGGTTTTTCGCTAGCACCAATTGCCCGAATTCTTTTTTCTAATGCAACTACAGGGTTTCGGTTTGATCGCGATGTTGATATTTCCGAACCGCAGAAAGTAAATAACTACGAAATTGGTATTCGGGGAAACTGGAACACAGTGCAAGCATCGCTAGCTGGATTCTACAGTCAATCTGACTTAGGAACAACTTTAGTTGAAAATCCTGAGTTACCTGGGACTTTGCTTCTAGCACGCGCACCCCAAAGAAATTATGGTATTGAAGCAGCGATTGACTGGCAAGCAACAACCGCACTTGCACTGGGAGGTTCTTTGACATGGCAAGAAGGTGAGAACGATCTTGAGGGTGATGGCAATTATCAAGCACTCAATTCTGCAGAAGTCTCGCCGATTAAACTCACGGCTTATCTACAACATCAAACAACCCCTGGCTGGCGCAACCGTTTGCAAGCGTTATATATTGGCGATCGCGATCGCGGTTTTGAAGCTGGTTCAGATAATGGATCAATCGATGGCTATTTCGTCTTGGACTACATCAGTAGTATTCAACTTGGTGCAGGCACAATTGATATTGGCATTGAAAATTTACTCGATACCCAATACACTCCTGTTTTCAATCAATTCCAAGGTGATTTTCTCGGTAATTCTTATCGGTTTCCAGCACGAGGGAGAACTCTTAGTGTTAATTACCGCATAACTTGGTAA